In Spirochaeta thermophila DSM 6578, the following proteins share a genomic window:
- a CDS encoding carbohydrate binding domain-containing protein, producing MKRFMGFRWLMIMLLLGGCASQQVTMAETPTSPQQAVIVSNDFEDQKTGDWMARGDGTRIAISDAAAHSGKYSLYVSNRSANWHGTQIDLLKKLQPGKKYGFSVWVYHTSASPKKLIITMERIYNGEKGWDRIGEVMVAPNTWVELKGEYQVKPVKVEELVFYVEAENSSLSYYVDDVTISQVK from the coding sequence ATGAAACGATTCATGGGATTCCGTTGGCTTATGATCATGCTCTTGCTTGGGGGATGTGCCTCTCAGCAGGTGACGATGGCCGAGACGCCGACTTCCCCTCAACAGGCAGTGATCGTCTCGAACGATTTCGAGGACCAGAAAACCGGGGACTGGATGGCGCGGGGAGATGGAACCAGGATAGCAATCTCGGACGCTGCGGCCCACTCCGGGAAGTACAGCCTCTATGTCTCCAACAGGAGCGCCAACTGGCATGGCACGCAGATCGATCTTCTCAAGAAGCTCCAGCCCGGCAAGAAATACGGCTTCTCCGTGTGGGTCTACCACACCTCCGCCTCTCCCAAGAAGCTCATCATCACCATGGAGCGTATCTACAACGGGGAGAAAGGGTGGGACCGCATAGGTGAAGTGATGGTGGCTCCCAACACATGGGTTGAACTGAAAGGGGAGTACCAGGTGAAGCCGGTGAAGGTGGAAGAGCTCGTCTTCTATGTGGAGGCGGAGAACAGCTCCCTCTCCTACTATGTGGATGATGTCACCATCTCTCAGGTGAAGTAG
- the aglA gene encoding alpha-glucosidase AglA, whose translation MKLAIVGAGSVRYALQLLGDLAKIEELSKKGPVVSLMDISEERLEATEVLARRYMEELEVPVKIEATTSLEAALEGADYVINTALAYPRPEGGDGFAAYEKVVEVSEKHGYYRGIDAQEFNFVSTYTYLFCSYYDLTLALNVARTMEKYAPEGWILQTGNPVFEITQILTRESPVKAVGFCHGHGGVHEVCEQLGLPYEEVDWQVAGVNHGIWLNRFRHNGQDAYPLLDRWMEEKGSSWESRSPWDVQMSPAVMDMYRFYGMLPIGDTCRNGSWKYNYDLATKKRWYGKFGGIDNEVERPRFHDQLREGKRKMLELASEVASDPTIRLTERWPRLFSRDRLSGEQQILFIQALECGTPRRLVLNIPNRGVIEGIPDDVVVEIPARVDGEGLHPERIEPDLTPRIKKMYLWPRILRMEWALEAYRSRDIRVFEEILVRDPRTRSFEQVQAVLRDIWALPFHEELRQNFPMGGTT comes from the coding sequence GTGAAGCTTGCAATCGTCGGTGCAGGAAGTGTTCGGTATGCGCTTCAGCTCCTGGGAGATCTCGCGAAGATCGAGGAGCTTTCGAAGAAGGGTCCTGTGGTGAGCCTCATGGACATAAGCGAGGAACGACTTGAGGCCACCGAGGTCCTCGCCCGCAGGTACATGGAAGAGCTCGAGGTTCCAGTGAAGATCGAGGCAACTACCTCTCTCGAAGCGGCGCTGGAGGGGGCCGACTACGTGATCAACACGGCCCTCGCCTATCCCCGTCCCGAGGGAGGCGATGGGTTCGCCGCCTACGAGAAGGTGGTGGAGGTCTCCGAGAAGCACGGCTACTACCGGGGGATCGACGCCCAGGAGTTCAACTTCGTCTCCACCTATACATACCTTTTCTGCAGCTACTACGACCTCACCCTCGCCCTCAACGTGGCGCGGACCATGGAGAAGTACGCCCCCGAGGGCTGGATCCTTCAGACCGGAAACCCTGTGTTCGAGATCACCCAGATCCTCACTCGGGAGAGTCCGGTGAAGGCCGTGGGGTTCTGCCACGGCCACGGCGGGGTCCACGAGGTCTGCGAACAGCTTGGGCTTCCGTACGAGGAGGTGGACTGGCAGGTGGCCGGGGTGAACCACGGGATATGGCTCAACAGGTTCCGTCACAACGGCCAGGACGCCTATCCGTTGCTGGATCGCTGGATGGAGGAGAAGGGGTCCTCCTGGGAGTCTCGCAGTCCCTGGGACGTGCAGATGAGCCCCGCGGTGATGGACATGTACCGTTTCTACGGGATGCTCCCCATAGGGGACACCTGCCGGAACGGGTCCTGGAAGTACAACTACGATCTCGCCACCAAGAAACGGTGGTACGGGAAGTTCGGCGGTATAGACAACGAGGTGGAACGCCCCAGGTTCCACGACCAACTGAGAGAGGGAAAGAGGAAGATGCTCGAGCTCGCATCCGAGGTGGCCTCGGACCCGACCATCCGCCTCACCGAACGCTGGCCTCGTCTCTTCTCCAGGGACAGACTCAGCGGGGAGCAGCAGATACTCTTCATCCAGGCCCTCGAGTGCGGGACACCCCGGCGCCTTGTGCTCAACATACCCAACAGGGGTGTCATCGAAGGTATTCCCGACGACGTGGTGGTGGAAATACCTGCACGCGTGGATGGAGAAGGACTCCACCCCGAGAGGATCGAGCCCGACCTCACCCCGCGCATCAAGAAGATGTACCTCTGGCCGCGTATCCTCCGCATGGAGTGGGCCCTCGAGGCCTATCGCTCACGGGACATCCGTGTCTTCGAGGAGATCCTGGTGAGGGATCCCCGCACCAGGTCGTTCGAACAGGTACAAGCGGTTCTTCGTGACATCTGGGCGTTGCCCTTCCACGAAGAACTGAGACAAAACTTTCCCATGGGAGGTACGACATGA
- a CDS encoding TrmH family RNA methyltransferase, whose product MVHVDDRYRKALILYLARWVTPRRFRRMQEVVKERTRYITVVLENIYHPHNANAVLRSAEAMGLQDVHIVEDAVPFTPSKGVSMGTARWLSLHRYQDPRVAVSRLREEGYRIIATTPHRTPTPVDEFDVTRGKCAFFFGGELPGLSDAVLEAADEYLTIPMYGFVESLNISVTAGIVLHNVVQRLRKTDIPWRLTSSEQEALLLSWLRRRIPHHKELEEVFWKDPSPYLEALASSEVLGDSTPEEASSS is encoded by the coding sequence ATGGTGCACGTCGATGACCGTTACAGGAAGGCACTCATCCTCTACCTCGCGCGGTGGGTGACGCCGAGGAGGTTCCGCAGGATGCAGGAGGTGGTGAAAGAGCGGACCCGGTACATAACCGTCGTCCTCGAAAACATCTACCATCCGCACAATGCCAATGCGGTCTTGAGGAGCGCAGAGGCCATGGGTCTACAGGATGTGCACATCGTGGAGGATGCCGTTCCCTTCACTCCGTCGAAAGGGGTGTCAATGGGCACCGCCCGGTGGCTCTCGCTCCATCGATACCAGGATCCTCGAGTGGCGGTCAGCCGCCTCAGGGAGGAAGGCTACCGCATCATCGCCACCACCCCGCACCGCACCCCCACTCCCGTAGACGAGTTCGATGTCACACGGGGAAAGTGCGCGTTCTTCTTCGGAGGCGAGCTTCCGGGTCTCAGTGACGCCGTGCTCGAAGCGGCAGACGAATACCTCACCATCCCCATGTACGGGTTCGTGGAGAGCCTCAACATCTCGGTGACGGCAGGAATCGTACTCCATAACGTGGTCCAGCGGCTCAGGAAGACCGACATCCCGTGGAGGCTCACGTCCTCCGAGCAGGAGGCCCTCCTCCTCTCGTGGTTGAGGAGACGGATCCCTCACCACAAGGAGCTCGAGGAAGTCTTCTGGAAAGACCCCTCCCCCTATCTGGAGGCACTCGCCTCTTCCGAAGTCCTCGGGGACTCGACGCCGGAGGAAGCCTCGTCCTCCTGA
- a CDS encoding MFS transporter, with translation MRTQYLTPQERRKGRWAYLQGSLFNGLGFSFLGSTVISLLAISYGATNLELGYLSSVINVAGLALLFVPRLLEGLPMGKVWAVAWWIRGATGLGYWFLLLTSGRGAVLLILVLYTLFCVARIVGIAMQETVQKRVAPSHELGEFISSLNIRFQITGALSQVISFVAVTYLPFPHPYELLFLLSLGVVMNSLAAYYYWQVPSRDRIQPPPGTSGLWEAARYAFTREVRRRTTIRWVASIVFTLQGMIVPFLRKVLLFSQGTVFLYSLASFVVSALAGMLMIPFVDRMGARPLLILGTSGAAVCVLLFVFMPLSAPVWAFFLVGMAFQFFVGVVGLFVSKISIQMIPDGNTAGFSSFMTASTALIALGSGFLAGVLSDLSGTVPGTDGFDLVFLAMGAGLFTLVFLAAGLEEGGGMSVRDVLSILFSTRNLRVFLASHALVEEKDPQQKQVLLFRITQDPGPLADRTLRDLLLSPFSPEKKQILLALFEHPRPSLLPYILKEAADPDSYVREEALFALGAYPGEETRRLLEEVCRNDHLRPASVAAKSLARIGEKGLLPLVEYRLREQREFMDPVSLLNYVIAWILMGPREFDLFFQIPSGRSQGFLQTYHSLLADLLDGEPPLSLVYQRENRRKGAGLSLLLDEARHLDVFLKARKDLRTLWEEGRFADIGAWVSHVLAGVPTSRLTPVLGRLADLVKEAPVPEGRAEALALLYWCYTLLSRVSFQEDEASSGVESPRTSEEASASR, from the coding sequence ATGAGGACGCAGTATCTCACCCCCCAGGAACGAAGGAAGGGGAGATGGGCCTACCTGCAGGGCTCCCTCTTCAACGGTCTCGGTTTCTCCTTCCTGGGGTCCACCGTCATCTCGTTGCTCGCCATCTCCTATGGCGCCACCAACCTGGAGCTCGGGTACCTCTCCTCCGTGATCAACGTGGCGGGGCTCGCGCTCCTCTTCGTCCCCCGTCTCCTCGAGGGGCTCCCCATGGGGAAGGTGTGGGCGGTGGCGTGGTGGATTCGGGGGGCCACCGGTCTCGGGTACTGGTTCCTCCTCCTCACTTCCGGAAGGGGGGCGGTCCTCCTCATCCTCGTGCTCTATACCCTCTTCTGCGTCGCCCGGATAGTCGGGATCGCGATGCAGGAGACGGTCCAGAAGAGGGTGGCTCCGAGTCACGAGCTGGGTGAGTTCATCTCCTCCCTCAATATCCGTTTCCAGATCACCGGGGCCCTCTCACAGGTCATCAGTTTCGTGGCCGTCACCTACCTCCCGTTCCCGCACCCGTATGAGCTCCTCTTCCTCCTCAGCCTCGGGGTGGTGATGAACTCCCTCGCAGCGTACTACTACTGGCAGGTCCCCTCCCGGGATCGGATCCAGCCTCCTCCCGGTACCTCCGGGTTGTGGGAGGCCGCTCGCTACGCATTCACCAGGGAGGTACGGAGGAGGACGACTATCAGATGGGTGGCCTCCATCGTCTTCACCCTGCAGGGAATGATCGTTCCTTTCCTGAGGAAGGTCCTCCTCTTCTCGCAGGGTACGGTCTTCCTCTATTCCCTTGCATCCTTCGTGGTTTCGGCCCTCGCGGGCATGCTGATGATCCCGTTCGTCGACAGGATGGGGGCTCGTCCCCTCCTCATCCTCGGTACGTCCGGGGCGGCGGTGTGCGTACTCCTCTTCGTGTTCATGCCGCTCTCGGCACCGGTGTGGGCGTTTTTCCTCGTCGGCATGGCCTTTCAGTTTTTCGTGGGCGTGGTGGGGCTTTTCGTGAGCAAGATCAGCATCCAGATGATCCCCGACGGGAACACCGCAGGATTCTCCTCGTTCATGACGGCCTCCACCGCGCTCATCGCCCTGGGCAGCGGCTTCCTCGCGGGAGTGCTTTCCGACCTCTCCGGGACCGTGCCCGGGACCGACGGGTTCGACCTCGTGTTCCTCGCCATGGGTGCGGGGCTTTTCACCCTCGTCTTCCTCGCGGCCGGACTCGAGGAGGGAGGAGGGATGAGCGTGCGGGACGTCCTTTCCATCCTCTTCTCCACCCGCAACCTCAGGGTGTTCCTCGCGAGCCATGCCCTCGTGGAGGAGAAGGACCCCCAGCAGAAGCAGGTGCTCCTCTTCAGGATCACCCAGGATCCCGGTCCGCTTGCGGACAGGACCCTCAGGGACCTCCTCCTCTCTCCCTTCTCTCCCGAGAAGAAGCAGATCCTCCTCGCCCTCTTCGAGCATCCCCGGCCCTCGCTCTTGCCGTACATCCTCAAGGAAGCCGCCGACCCCGATTCCTACGTGAGGGAGGAGGCCCTCTTCGCCCTGGGGGCCTATCCCGGAGAGGAGACCCGAAGGCTCCTCGAGGAGGTCTGCAGGAACGATCACCTGCGGCCCGCCTCGGTCGCGGCCAAGTCGCTCGCCCGGATCGGGGAGAAGGGGCTCCTCCCCCTGGTGGAGTACCGTTTGAGGGAACAGCGTGAGTTCATGGACCCGGTGAGCCTCCTCAACTACGTCATCGCCTGGATCCTCATGGGGCCCCGGGAGTTCGATCTCTTCTTCCAGATCCCGTCGGGGCGGTCGCAGGGGTTTCTCCAGACGTACCACTCCCTCCTGGCCGACTTGTTGGACGGTGAACCCCCTCTGTCCCTTGTCTATCAGAGGGAGAACCGGAGGAAGGGAGCGGGGCTTTCCCTGCTTCTGGACGAGGCGCGTCACCTCGATGTCTTCTTGAAGGCACGCAAGGATCTGCGCACCTTGTGGGAGGAGGGGAGGTTCGCCGATATCGGTGCATGGGTGTCGCACGTGCTCGCAGGAGTGCCTACCTCCCGGCTTACCCCGGTGCTCGGGAGACTCGCAGACCTCGTGAAAGAGGCACCCGTCCCCGAAGGACGGGCCGAGGCCCTCGCCCTGCTCTACTGGTGCTACACGCTCCTCTCCCGGGTCTCGTTTCAGGAGGACGAGGCTTCCTCCGGCGTCGAGTCCCCGAGGACTTCGGAAGAGGCGAGTGCCTCCAGATAG
- a CDS encoding glycoside hydrolase family 3 N-terminal domain-containing protein has translation MSIEEKAGLMLHRAKGIPRLGIPHYNWWNEALHGVANSGEATVFPQAIGLAATFDPDLVRRVAEAISTEARAKFNAIGKERAAEYERGLTFWSPNINIYRDPRWGRGQETYGEDPFLTSKIGVSFVKGLQGDHPYYMRVAACAKHYAVHSGPEGLRHVFDARVSEKDLWETYLPAFEALVKAGVEAVMGAYNRVNGEPACGSKRLLDEILRKRWGFKGHVVSDCWAIADFHLHHKVTKDPIESIAMALEAGCDLNCGNTYEHLLDAVKAGVVSEELVDRSVARLLSTLDRLGLFTDDHPYARLSLSDIDWEAHRALAREAAEKSVVLLKNNGILPFDRQKLRYIYVTGPNAANPVALLGNYAGVSSRLVTVLEGITGYAGPGITVTYKIGCPLQGNKINPIDWASGVARYADVTVAVMGRDSTVEGEEGDAIFSDNYGDLSDLDLPREQIEYLRRIKEIGKPLVVVLLSGAPVCSPELEELADAIVYAWYPGEEGGNAIARVLFGEISPSGRLPITFPRGVDQLPPFTDYSMEGRTYRYMREEPLYPFGFGLSYATFSYRGLQSSASRWDKRETLELVCEVENTSSIPADEVVQLYVRWEDAPFRVPLWSLKGFTRVSLGAGERKQVRFVLSPEELSFIDEEGRKVLPEGRLHFHVGPASPGGRAQALGAPEGVDLTVEC, from the coding sequence ATGTCGATCGAGGAGAAGGCGGGGCTCATGCTGCATCGGGCGAAAGGAATTCCCCGGCTGGGGATCCCCCACTACAACTGGTGGAACGAGGCCCTCCACGGAGTGGCCAACTCGGGAGAGGCCACCGTGTTCCCCCAGGCCATAGGGCTTGCGGCCACCTTCGATCCCGATCTCGTACGGCGGGTGGCGGAGGCCATCTCCACGGAGGCGCGTGCGAAGTTCAACGCAATCGGCAAGGAACGGGCTGCGGAATACGAGCGAGGACTCACCTTCTGGTCTCCCAACATCAATATCTACAGGGATCCGCGATGGGGAAGAGGACAGGAGACCTATGGTGAGGATCCCTTCCTCACCTCCAAGATAGGGGTGTCCTTTGTGAAGGGCCTGCAGGGCGATCATCCCTACTACATGCGGGTGGCGGCTTGCGCGAAACACTACGCGGTACACTCCGGTCCCGAGGGGTTGCGCCATGTCTTCGATGCTCGGGTATCGGAAAAAGATCTCTGGGAGACGTATCTCCCTGCCTTCGAGGCTCTTGTGAAGGCGGGAGTCGAGGCGGTGATGGGGGCCTACAACCGGGTGAACGGTGAACCGGCCTGTGGCAGTAAGCGACTCCTCGATGAGATCCTGAGGAAGAGGTGGGGCTTTAAAGGACACGTGGTCTCCGACTGTTGGGCCATCGCCGATTTCCACCTCCATCACAAGGTGACGAAGGATCCCATAGAGTCGATCGCCATGGCCCTTGAGGCGGGCTGTGACCTCAACTGCGGGAACACCTATGAGCACCTCCTCGATGCGGTGAAGGCCGGAGTGGTCTCTGAGGAGCTTGTGGATAGATCGGTGGCTCGACTTCTCTCCACTCTCGACCGCCTTGGTCTCTTCACCGATGACCACCCCTACGCACGGCTTTCCCTCTCGGATATCGACTGGGAGGCACACCGTGCGCTCGCGAGGGAGGCGGCGGAGAAGTCGGTTGTGCTCCTCAAGAACAATGGAATTCTTCCCTTTGATCGGCAGAAGCTGCGGTACATCTATGTGACAGGCCCCAACGCTGCAAACCCCGTCGCCCTCCTGGGTAACTATGCGGGTGTGTCCTCACGCCTGGTCACGGTGCTCGAGGGGATCACCGGTTATGCGGGCCCTGGAATCACGGTGACGTACAAGATCGGGTGTCCCCTCCAGGGCAACAAGATAAACCCCATCGATTGGGCGAGCGGGGTGGCCCGGTATGCGGACGTGACCGTCGCCGTGATGGGACGTGACTCCACGGTGGAGGGAGAAGAGGGAGATGCGATCTTCTCCGATAATTACGGCGATCTCTCCGACCTCGACCTCCCCCGCGAGCAGATTGAGTACTTGAGACGAATAAAGGAGATAGGAAAACCCCTCGTGGTGGTCCTCCTCTCGGGAGCCCCCGTGTGCTCTCCCGAGCTCGAGGAGCTCGCGGACGCCATCGTGTACGCATGGTATCCAGGCGAAGAAGGGGGGAACGCCATTGCGCGGGTGCTCTTCGGTGAGATCTCGCCCTCGGGGAGGCTCCCCATCACCTTCCCGCGAGGTGTGGACCAGCTCCCTCCCTTCACCGACTATAGCATGGAGGGGCGCACCTACCGCTACATGAGGGAAGAACCTCTCTATCCATTTGGGTTCGGGCTCTCCTATGCAACCTTCTCGTACAGAGGTCTCCAGTCCTCGGCCTCGAGATGGGACAAGAGAGAGACACTCGAGCTCGTGTGTGAGGTCGAAAACACCTCCTCGATCCCTGCCGACGAGGTGGTCCAGCTTTACGTGAGGTGGGAGGACGCTCCCTTCCGAGTGCCGTTATGGTCGCTCAAGGGGTTCACGAGGGTGTCCCTTGGCGCCGGTGAACGGAAACAAGTGCGTTTCGTGCTTTCTCCAGAAGAGCTTTCCTTTATAGACGAGGAGGGGAGGAAGGTTCTCCCCGAGGGGAGACTCCACTTCCATGTGGGGCCGGCCTCTCCGGGTGGGCGAGCACAGGCACTAGGTGCGCCGGAGGGTGTGGACCTCACGGTAGAGTGTTAG
- a CDS encoding protein-L-isoaspartate(D-aspartate) O-methyltransferase, translated as MEKDTLIRLLEREGIHERRILDAIDKVPREEFVPPDQRQYAYENIPLEIGWGQTISQPYTVAFMIQLLELMPGHKVLEVGGGSGYNAAVMWEVMNHTGELYSMEIHPEVYRMGKANLERTGYTDIRFILGDGSKGLPEEAPFDRIIVTAAAEETPSTLLSQLGEEGILVIPVHVGGGTSVMTRIQRGGDEFHTTTHGYFRFVPLVTR; from the coding sequence ATGGAAAAAGATACCCTCATCCGCCTCCTCGAGCGTGAGGGGATTCACGAACGGAGGATCCTCGACGCCATCGACAAGGTCCCTCGAGAAGAGTTCGTACCCCCTGATCAACGGCAGTACGCGTACGAAAACATTCCCCTCGAGATAGGCTGGGGCCAGACCATAAGCCAGCCCTACACCGTGGCCTTCATGATCCAGTTGCTCGAGCTTATGCCGGGACACAAGGTTCTGGAAGTAGGGGGCGGCTCGGGCTACAACGCCGCCGTCATGTGGGAGGTGATGAACCACACGGGAGAGCTGTACTCGATGGAGATCCATCCAGAGGTGTACCGGATGGGAAAGGCCAACCTCGAACGTACGGGGTACACCGACATTCGCTTCATCCTGGGGGATGGCTCGAAGGGGCTCCCGGAAGAGGCGCCCTTCGACCGCATCATCGTGACAGCCGCAGCCGAGGAGACGCCTTCCACCCTGCTCTCTCAGCTCGGAGAAGAAGGAATCCTCGTCATCCCTGTACACGTGGGCGGGGGCACGTCGGTCATGACCCGCATCCAGCGCGGGGGCGACGAGTTCCACACCACCACTCACGGCTACTTCAGGTTCGTGCCGCTCGTGACGCGGTGA
- a CDS encoding carbohydrate binding domain-containing protein, whose amino-acid sequence MKRALSVLGIILGVLVILFLAGCEEAGAGGGGGGEETQGFVPHGGTYALKVETGDAGWKTAWYYDIENHVSADQTYHYAVWVYQETGSDQQFTLTLKSSDGSTEHYNSVFYQQTVPSGEWTLLEADFTLDSATLGNPTDLYLESATNPITFYFDDFVITQNDTEVVTWDFEDGTEQGWQGNNATVTVVTAE is encoded by the coding sequence ATGAAACGTGCGTTGAGCGTGCTCGGGATCATCCTGGGCGTCTTGGTGATCCTCTTCCTCGCAGGCTGTGAGGAAGCAGGTGCAGGAGGAGGTGGTGGAGGGGAAGAAACGCAAGGATTTGTGCCACATGGGGGAACCTATGCGTTGAAGGTGGAGACGGGAGATGCGGGATGGAAGACTGCGTGGTACTACGACATCGAGAACCATGTGTCGGCTGATCAGACCTATCACTACGCAGTGTGGGTCTATCAGGAGACGGGATCCGACCAACAGTTTACCCTCACGTTGAAGTCCTCTGATGGTTCGACTGAGCATTATAACTCAGTCTTCTATCAACAGACGGTGCCTTCCGGAGAGTGGACACTCCTTGAAGCAGACTTCACTCTTGACAGTGCTACTCTTGGCAATCCTACCGACCTGTATCTCGAATCTGCTACTAATCCCATCACCTTTTATTTCGATGACTTTGTCATCACCCAGAATGATACAGAAGTGGTGACGTGGGATTTTGAGGATGGGACAGAACAAGGATGGCAGGGGAATAATGCTACTGTCACTGTGGTGACAGCTGAATAG
- a CDS encoding DUF1820 family protein, with protein sequence MSIYRVHIQWKDKELVVEARSLDLTHPYFVSIKDILLPEESSLIINPQADEVRKLIGDAHHLMFPFQKVTLIEELDEKKTRGPKIKAFPVTGEGVDEEDGGPGDPKDG encoded by the coding sequence GTGTCGATCTACAGGGTGCACATCCAGTGGAAGGACAAGGAGCTGGTGGTAGAGGCCAGGAGTCTCGACCTCACCCACCCCTACTTCGTCTCGATCAAGGACATCCTCCTTCCCGAAGAGAGTTCCCTCATCATCAACCCGCAGGCCGACGAGGTGCGGAAACTCATCGGTGACGCCCACCACCTCATGTTCCCTTTCCAGAAGGTGACCCTCATCGAGGAACTCGACGAGAAGAAGACCCGCGGGCCTAAGATCAAGGCCTTCCCGGTCACGGGCGAGGGTGTGGACGAGGAGGACGGAGGACCGGGTGATCCCAAGGACGGCTGA
- a CDS encoding alpha-glucuronidase family glycosyl hydrolase, whose protein sequence is MPRYALCWLEYRPCDDRVYREAVINRIRTLWVQPGEDIVGSEIRDALSRLFHHTPQEGSTGGGGALYVGTSDQSPVAERISAAELGKLGDEGFILKEVGERDGSSSLVLTARTRRGLVYGVFSLVSMLQRGISLDGISLHEEPAFPLRIIDHWDNLDGTIERGYAGKSIFFHRNKVVKGLHRIRDYARLLASVGINGVVLNNVNVRNKALRLITEEYLPSVRRIADVFRDYGIRVYLSVNFMSPVYVGGLPSADPFDPSVKKWWAEVVARIYEYVPDFGGFLVKADSEFNPGPHSYGRSQADGANLLAEALAPHGGLLIWRAFVYNIQDWRDRKTDRARAAYDIFSPLDGRFADNVLLQIKNGPMDFQVREPVSPLFGGMERTNQMVEFQITQEYTGQQIDLCYLVPMWKEVLEFDTHARGEGSTVRRVVDGSLFGRPHGGCAGVANVGSDYNWTGHWLAQANLYGYGRLTWNPDLSSEEIAREWCLRTLTRDGEAVDRLVDMLLASWPVYEKYTTPLGLGWMVNPGHHYGPSPEGYEYSFWGTYHRADNHAIGVDRSSRGTGFATQYRSPWRELYDDPATCPEELVLFFHRLPYTYTLKDGRTLIQYYYDSHFEGVEEVKRLREEWLKLRKHISPRVFREVLERFDRQVKNAVEWRDVLNTYFYRKTGIPDEKGRTLY, encoded by the coding sequence ATGCCTCGATACGCTCTCTGCTGGCTGGAGTACCGGCCGTGTGACGACCGTGTGTACAGGGAAGCTGTCATCAATCGTATCCGCACCCTGTGGGTCCAACCGGGCGAGGACATCGTCGGCTCCGAGATCCGGGATGCACTCTCCCGACTCTTTCATCATACCCCCCAGGAGGGATCGACGGGAGGCGGTGGAGCCCTCTACGTTGGAACCTCTGACCAGTCGCCTGTAGCGGAGCGGATTTCTGCCGCGGAGCTGGGGAAGCTCGGTGATGAGGGGTTCATCCTGAAGGAAGTGGGGGAAAGGGATGGTTCCTCCTCCTTGGTTCTCACCGCTCGGACCCGACGGGGTCTCGTGTACGGGGTTTTCTCTCTCGTTTCCATGTTGCAGAGAGGCATCTCTCTGGATGGGATCTCTCTCCACGAGGAACCGGCGTTTCCGTTGAGGATCATCGACCACTGGGACAACCTCGACGGCACGATAGAGCGTGGATACGCAGGCAAGTCGATTTTCTTTCACAGGAACAAGGTGGTGAAGGGGCTCCATCGCATAAGGGACTATGCCCGTCTCCTTGCCTCGGTGGGCATAAACGGAGTGGTGCTCAACAACGTGAACGTACGGAACAAGGCCCTCAGACTCATCACCGAGGAGTACTTGCCCTCCGTGAGAAGGATAGCCGATGTCTTCCGCGACTACGGGATACGGGTATACTTGAGCGTGAACTTCATGAGCCCCGTATACGTCGGGGGGCTTCCCTCCGCCGATCCCTTTGACCCCTCTGTGAAGAAGTGGTGGGCCGAGGTCGTCGCACGCATCTACGAGTACGTTCCCGACTTCGGCGGTTTCCTTGTGAAGGCGGATTCCGAGTTCAATCCCGGGCCGCACAGCTATGGGAGGTCCCAGGCCGACGGCGCCAACCTGCTGGCCGAGGCCCTCGCTCCTCACGGCGGTCTTCTTATCTGGCGGGCCTTTGTCTACAACATCCAGGACTGGAGGGACAGGAAGACCGATCGGGCGAGGGCGGCCTACGACATCTTCTCCCCCCTCGATGGGCGGTTTGCCGACAATGTGCTCCTTCAGATAAAAAACGGGCCCATGGATTTCCAGGTGAGAGAACCGGTCTCGCCCCTTTTCGGCGGCATGGAGCGTACGAATCAGATGGTGGAGTTCCAGATCACCCAGGAGTACACCGGTCAGCAGATCGATCTGTGCTACCTCGTGCCCATGTGGAAGGAGGTGCTCGAGTTCGATACGCATGCGAGGGGTGAGGGCTCCACGGTGAGACGTGTGGTGGACGGTTCCCTCTTCGGACGTCCTCACGGAGGGTGTGCAGGTGTGGCGAACGTGGGATCGGATTACAACTGGACGGGGCACTGGCTCGCCCAGGCGAATCTCTACGGATACGGGCGTCTCACATGGAACCCCGACCTTTCGTCGGAGGAGATCGCGAGGGAGTGGTGTCTGAGAACCCTCACCCGGGATGGAGAAGCCGTAGATCGGCTGGTGGACATGCTCCTCGCCTCGTGGCCTGTCTATGAGAAGTATACCACGCCGCTCGGGCTCGGATGGATGGTGAATCCGGGACATCACTACGGTCCCAGCCCTGAAGGGTATGAGTACTCGTTCTGGGGAACCTATCACAGGGCAGACAACCACGCCATAGGAGTGGACAGATCGTCCCGTGGAACGGGGTTCGCCACCCAGTATCGTTCTCCGTGGCGGGAGCTCTACGACGATCCTGCGACCTGCCCGGAGGAGCTCGTCCTCTTCTTCCACAGGTTGCCTTACACCTATACACTGAAGGACGGTAGAACCCTCATCCAGTACTACTATGACAGTCACTTCGAGGGAGTCGAGGAGGTGAAACGCCTCAGAGAGGAGTGGCTCAAGCTGAGGAAGCACATATCTCCTCGTGTATTCCGGGAGGTCCTCGAACGATTCGACAGACAGGTGAAGAACGCTGTGGAATGGCGTGACGTGCTCAACACCTATTTCTATAGAAAAACCGGTATACCGGACGAAAAGGGGAGAACTCTCTACTGA